The genomic DNA GCCATCGGCCAGCTGCGCGCGGCGGTGTACGACGCCGTCATCTGCGACCTGCGCATGAAGGACGTGGACGGCTTCGACGTGCTGGAGGCGGCGCGCAAGCTCGACCCGGACCTGCCGGTGCTGATGATGACGGCGTTCGGCGGCGTGGAGAACGCGGTGGAGGCGATGAAGCGCGGCGCGTGGCACTACTTCGCCAAGCCCTTCCGCCTGGACGAGGTGCGGCTGTACGTGGGCCGCGCGCTGGAGGAGCGCAGGCTGCGCGCCGAGCACCGCACCCTCAAGCAGCAGGCGGCGGACCGGGGCAGCCTGGGCGCCATGGTGGGCCGCAGCGCGTCCATGCGGGCCCTCTACGAGCTGGTGGAGCGCGTGGCCTGGGCCTCGTCGCCCGTGCTGGTGCGGGGCGAGAGCGGCAGCGGCAAGGAGCTCATCGCCCGCGCCCTGCACTTCGAGGGGACGCGGCGCGAGGGGCCGTTCGTCGCCGTCAACTGCACCGCCCTGCCCCACGCCCTCCTGGAGAGCGAGCTGTTCGGCCACGTGAAGGGAGCGTTCTCCGGCGCGACGAGCGCCCGGCGGGGGCTCTTCGTGGAAGCGGACGGCGGCACGCTGTTCCTGGACGAGATTGGCGACATGGCGCCGGAGCTCCAGGCGCGACTGCTGCGCGTGCTCGCGGAGGGCGAGGTCCGCGCGGTGGGCGCGGACGGTTCGCGCACGGTGGACGTGCGCGTGGTGGCCGCCACGCACCAGGACCTGGAGACCCGGGTGAAGGAGGGACGCTTCCGCGCGGACCTCTTCTACCGGCTCAACGTGGTGACGCTGCGCGCCCCGCCGCTGCGAGAGCGGCCCGAGGACATCCCCGCGCTGACCGAGCACTTCCTCGCTCAGGCGCGCACCCGCAACCCCCGCTCCCCCGTGCAGCGCTTCTCGCAGGAGGCGACGGCGGCCCTGAGCGCCCTGCGCTGGCCCGGCAACGTCCGGGAGCTGGAGAACCTGGTGGAGCGCATGGTGGTGCTGGGCACCCGGGAGACGGTCGACCTGGAGCAATTGACCCCGCATCTGGTGGACCGCGGCCCGGAGCAGCACCCGCTCGTCGAGGCCCAGCGCGAGGTGATTCCCCTGCGCCGCCTGGAGAGCGAATACATCGCCTGGGCCATCTCCCGCTGCGGGGGGAACAAGACGCGCGCGGCGGAGCTGCTCGGCATCGACGTCTCCACCATCCACCGCCGCGAGCGGTCCGAAGGCAAATAGCCACGCGAGCCCGCGCGGACTGCAACGCCACGCGGGCTCGGAGCGGAGGGCCTCCGAGGAGGACGGCCACGGCACGGCGCATGCTTCGAGCAGTCGACATGCGCCCCTACCTCCCACTCCTCCTCGTCGTCGTCTCCAGCGTCGCGGGTTGCGCCGCGCGCTCCAAGGTCTCCACCGACTCCAGCGAGACCGGCGTCCCGCCCCCCACGGTGGCCACCGGCCCGCGCGTGGCGCCGCCTGTCGTCGAGACGGACGAGCGGGACGCGCTCCCGCTCGACCTGGAGCCGGTCTACTTCGAGCTGGACTCCACGACGCTGCGCCCCGAGTTCCAGGACACGCTGCTCCAGGTGGCGGAGGTGCTGCGTCGACATCCCGAGGCGCGGGTGGACGTCACCGGCCACACGTGTGAGCTGGGAACCACGGAGTACAACCTCGCGCTGGGCCAGCGGCGCGCGTCGGTGGTGAAGGACTACCTGCGCCGGCTCGGCGTGGACGCGTCGCGCATCACCACCCTCTCCTTCGGAGAGGAGCGCCCGCTGTCCTCGACCGCGCTGGAGAAGAACCGGCGCGCCGAACTGGACCTGTCCGGTGGGGCGCGCGCAAGGCTCGGCGCGGAATGAGGCGGGGGCACGGGGCTTGTCGCGGATACGACGTGGCCCACCGAGCGTTCACCCGGTGAACCCTGTCCCGACGTTGCCTGGGTGTGAGCGACGCGCGCGCTCCGCTCAATCCGTCATGGCCTCAGCTTGAGGTGTAGCGGATCCATGCGGAGATTCGTCGGCGTGTACCAGGTGCCGTCCATTTCGAAGGCCACGCCCAGGTCTCCACTCAGGAGGACGCCATCCATGAGCGGTGTGAGGAAGAGCGGCGGCGCGTAGCCGTAGCGAAGGTGCGTCTGGAGGGGCGCGAGCACGCGCACCCAGCGCGGCTCCAGGTTCACGGAGAAGCCCGCCACGGTCGGCCGCGAGGGCGCGACGGACTCGGGCAGGCCGACCGCGCCGAGCCCCAGGATGCCTCCCCACCCCGACTGGGCGGTGATGACGCTCCCCGACGCGTCGACAGCCAGGTCGTCGAAGGCCAGGTTGCCGTAGCGGTTCTCCTCGGCGAAGTGACGTAGCACCAGCTCCTGCCCCTGGGGCCCCAGCCGCCCCAGCATCGCGGCGCGGTTGCCATCGTAATAGTCATCCGGCTCGCGGCTGGCGTGGGGCTGCCCAGCGAAGGTGAAGCGACCGTCGAAGTTGCCCGAGAACACCACACCGCCATCCGGCGATACGCCCACGGAGAACACCTCGCTATAGGGGACGGGAATCGTCCAGGCCCAGAGGAAGGCCCCCGTCGGGCTCCACCGCGCGACGAATGCGCTGCCTTCGGCGATGGGCCCGGATCCAAAGTCGGTCCCACGCCCCGCCCAGCCGCCGACGGTGACGTTCTCCTGCGAGTCCACCGCGACGCTCCCCGCATGGGTCCCGCGCAGCGTGTCCGCATCCAGCACGCGGGCCCACTGATAGACCCCATCCCACTGGAGCTTCAGGACGAAGGAGTTCGGGTACTCGTCGTCATAGGGATAGGGCTTCCCGGAGTACACGGGCCCCGCGCCGAAGTCCGTGTAGCCCCAGAAGGCCCCCGTCACCACGGCACTGCCGTGGGCATCCGTCGCCAGGTCATACACGCTCATGGGGTTGTCCAGGCGCTCCTCGGTGGTCTCGAACCACGCGGTGAAGCCCCGCGTCCAATCCACCGCGCCAGCCGGGGTGAGCTTCATCACGAACATGCCTCGCCCTTGCGGAAGCGGGCCCTTGCCCAGGTCCGGCGCGCCGGAGTACTCGCCCGCGACGAGCACGTTCCCCAGCGCCGTCACCGTCACGCTGCGCAGCTCCACGTCCGGCTGCGCGAACTCACGCGTCCACGCCACGCTCCCATCCGCGCGGTGCAGCGTCACCACGTCCGTCTGCGGCCGCCAGTAGTCGCTGTCCGGCAGCTGCTCCACCGCGCTGAGCACGACGAAGCCTCCTGTCGGCGCTGGCGCCGTGTCACGCACGCGCTCCGCTTCCCAGCGCGTCGCCTGGGTCGTCCAGGCCGTGGTCCCCGAGGGCAGCGTGCCCCGGTACGAACAGAAGGGTTCGCTCTTCGAGATGATGACCAGCCGCGGCGCGGCGTCGAGCAGGCGCTTCGTCGAGGCATCGACGGAGGCGAAGCGCAGCCCGTCCGTCGAGTCCTGGAGCAGTCCGAAGGAATACCGCCCGGAGGTCGTCACCACGTCCGTCACGTCGTACTCGACCCACTGATGCCGCTTCACAGCGCCCAGGTCACCGACATGGCTGCCGATGATGTCCGGGCGATGGTTCCAATCCGTGGTGGCCGGAGCGAACGGCGTCACCCGATACAGCTTGGGGCCGTCGTTGGCCGCATCGAGCGCGTAGAGCTGGAGCAACACCCGCTGGACCTGGCGCGAGCCGAGCTGCACGTCGAAGTCGAGATACGCATTCGCCCTGGGCGCATCGTCCACCCGCAGCGAGGCCTCGCGGTGGTAGGTCGTCGTGGGATGGGGCTGGGTGACATAGGTGTCGTGCGAGGGAACGAAGCTGGTGGTGAGGACCTCCTCACGCGTGAGGCAGGGGTCGCCCGGCGGGTTCCGGGGTGCGCCCGTCCACACCAGGAGCCGGGGAGACAGGGCCGCGGAGTCCTCCCGGGAGAAGAAGGCCACGGCGTCGTCGGACTCCCCATACAGACCAAAGGTGACCTGCCCGTTGCCCTTCACCTGGGCCGTCACGTCGTAGTCCACGTATCCCAGCCCGATGAGGAAGGGGACGCGGTCCAGGGCCCGCCCCACTCGCGTCGGGCGCGTGTTCCAGGTGGTCCCGGCCTCGGTCCACGCCCCTTCGGTCGCGTAGACGGAGGGGCCGCCCTGGGTGGCATCCTCGACCGTCATGCGCAGCACCGCGCGCTGGATGTTTTCGGTGAGGCCCTGGACCTCGAAGCGCACGTGCGCCTCGCGACGGGGCGCGCCTCCGACCCGGAGGACCGTCGCGGAGCCGCCCTCGGATGAGCCCGGGGCATCCTCCGAGACGTACGTGTCGGCGATGGAGGGGAAGGTGCTGGGGGGCGCGGAGATGGCGACCGGGCGCGCTGGATACGGAGGATCGTCCTCGGCGGACTCGAGGGTGAGCAGGAGTTGGGGCCGCAACGCCGGATCGGGGTGCTCGCTCGACGCGAGCGTCACGCCATCCGTGCTGTCCGCGCGCAGGTGGACGTCCAGGAAGGAATAGGCGGAGGGGCGCAGGTCCGTGACGTCCAGCTCCAGCCACGTCCCGCTGGCCACGGCGCCCGCACTGGACAGGCTGTCGTTGGACCGCTCCGGTCGCGTCTCCCAGGTCGTCAGCTCATTCCAGGCACGGCCCGCGATGCGGGGGTCATACGCGGTGGGCCCATCCGAGGACCCGTCAATGGCATAGACGCGCAGCCGCGCCGTCGTCACCAACCCCTCGAACGGCACGATGAAGAAGCGCAGGTACGCCTCCGCCTCGGGCGACCGGTCCACCTCCAGCGTCGGCGACGAACCGAAGCTCGTGGTGGGCGCTGTCGCCACCACGTGCGTGTCCGCCGCCGCGCCGATGGCCAACGTCCGCGTGACGAGTGCGTCACGCCGCGTGGCCTCGACCTCCTGGGAAGCCGGCACGCCCTCGTGGGAACTCCCACACCCACCGAGGACCGCCAACGCCACACCCAGACTCCACCGCACGACCCTACTTGTTCCTTGGCTCACGGCATCTCTCCCTCTGGTCCAGCCAGGACGGTGCGTGAGCAACAGACAGGCCAATGCGTATGAGCGTCGGACACGACTAGCAACGACATGCCACCTCTGAAGAAAGACACGGACTCACGGATGAAGCCCTCCGTCCGCGCTAGGGATTGAAGCGCCCCGGAGCGCGCGCACCGCTCGACAGGCAGGGTTGTGAGCAGGCGGAAGTGCCCGTCCCCAGGTGTCCGTCGTTGCACTATCGAGAACAGCTGCCGGGCCCCGAGCGCGCCTCCCCATGAAAGGGCGCTGGTGCCGTCCAGGTGGCTCCAGGAACGACAGGGTCAAGCAAACCCCACCGTCCAACGTAGGGGCGGCGGGTTCTCCTTCTTCCGCACGTCCCCAGCACCCCGAGGGGCGCGGCCTCCCAGGTCCACGGGCAGCATGTCGCTCCCAGGGTCGTGGTTTGACATGGCAGGAGCACTCGCGCTCAAGATTCGACGCACTCGCTGAGCGACGGGGCACCATGCCGGTTGGAGCAGCCTTTCGTCGTCTGCGACCGGGCGCGGCTCGCCCTCCCTGCTGACGTGGAACCCAGTTCATCGATGCGCGCCGTCAATCTTTCGAGGTGAACGCGAGCGATGCCATTCCCTGACAAGCAGATGTCTCCGGCAGTGGAGCTGGCTCTCGACGTGCTTCGGGAGTTCGACCACCAGTTCCCGGAGGGAAACGAGGGCGGAGGCCTCCAGCATGACGCTCATTGTTTCGCGAAGCTGGGCGTGACCTCCGCGGAGCTGCAGGATGCCATCGACAGGCTCAGCGCCCACCAGCTCATCGAGGCCGTCAGCGACCGGGGCTACACGATAACCCTCGAGGGCCGACGCCTCGCCCGAAGCCAGGGGCTCCATGACTTCGTGCTGCTCGAGACACATCGCGGAGACGACCGCGCGTCGCTCGCCAGCAAGCCCCCCGGCGCCACTCCGACGCCTCCAACGCCCGGGGATACATCTCCTCCCCGCACACCCGTTCCGCCCTCGCCAACCTCC from Myxococcus stipitatus includes the following:
- a CDS encoding DUF7594 domain-containing protein, producing MPASQEVEATRRDALVTRTLAIGAAADTHVVATAPTTSFGSSPTLEVDRSPEAEAYLRFFIVPFEGLVTTARLRVYAIDGSSDGPTAYDPRIAGRAWNELTTWETRPERSNDSLSSAGAVASGTWLELDVTDLRPSAYSFLDVHLRADSTDGVTLASSEHPDPALRPQLLLTLESAEDDPPYPARPVAISAPPSTFPSIADTYVSEDAPGSSEGGSATVLRVGGAPRREAHVRFEVQGLTENIQRAVLRMTVEDATQGGPSVYATEGAWTEAGTTWNTRPTRVGRALDRVPFLIGLGYVDYDVTAQVKGNGQVTFGLYGESDDAVAFFSREDSAALSPRLLVWTGAPRNPPGDPCLTREEVLTTSFVPSHDTYVTQPHPTTTYHREASLRVDDAPRANAYLDFDVQLGSRQVQRVLLQLYALDAANDGPKLYRVTPFAPATTDWNHRPDIIGSHVGDLGAVKRHQWVEYDVTDVVTTSGRYSFGLLQDSTDGLRFASVDASTKRLLDAAPRLVIISKSEPFCSYRGTLPSGTTAWTTQATRWEAERVRDTAPAPTGGFVVLSAVEQLPDSDYWRPQTDVVTLHRADGSVAWTREFAQPDVELRSVTVTALGNVLVAGEYSGAPDLGKGPLPQGRGMFVMKLTPAGAVDWTRGFTAWFETTEERLDNPMSVYDLATDAHGSAVVTGAFWGYTDFGAGPVYSGKPYPYDDEYPNSFVLKLQWDGVYQWARVLDADTLRGTHAGSVAVDSQENVTVGGWAGRGTDFGSGPIAEGSAFVARWSPTGAFLWAWTIPVPYSEVFSVGVSPDGGVVFSGNFDGRFTFAGQPHASREPDDYYDGNRAAMLGRLGPQGQELVLRHFAEENRYGNLAFDDLAVDASGSVITAQSGWGGILGLGAVGLPESVAPSRPTVAGFSVNLEPRWVRVLAPLQTHLRYGYAPPLFLTPLMDGVLLSGDLGVAFEMDGTWYTPTNLRMDPLHLKLRP
- a CDS encoding OmpA family protein; the encoded protein is MRPYLPLLLVVVSSVAGCAARSKVSTDSSETGVPPPTVATGPRVAPPVVETDERDALPLDLEPVYFELDSTTLRPEFQDTLLQVAEVLRRHPEARVDVTGHTCELGTTEYNLALGQRRASVVKDYLRRLGVDASRITTLSFGEERPLSSTALEKNRRAELDLSGGARARLGAE
- a CDS encoding sigma-54-dependent transcriptional regulator, which encodes MSVRARVLVVDDHVEMGQMLREPLADAGYAVDVASGGAEAIGQLRAAVYDAVICDLRMKDVDGFDVLEAARKLDPDLPVLMMTAFGGVENAVEAMKRGAWHYFAKPFRLDEVRLYVGRALEERRLRAEHRTLKQQAADRGSLGAMVGRSASMRALYELVERVAWASSPVLVRGESGSGKELIARALHFEGTRREGPFVAVNCTALPHALLESELFGHVKGAFSGATSARRGLFVEADGGTLFLDEIGDMAPELQARLLRVLAEGEVRAVGADGSRTVDVRVVAATHQDLETRVKEGRFRADLFYRLNVVTLRAPPLRERPEDIPALTEHFLAQARTRNPRSPVQRFSQEATAALSALRWPGNVRELENLVERMVVLGTRETVDLEQLTPHLVDRGPEQHPLVEAQREVIPLRRLESEYIAWAISRCGGNKTRAAELLGIDVSTIHRRERSEGK